The Micromonospora sp. WMMD961 genome has a segment encoding these proteins:
- a CDS encoding aldolase/citrate lyase family protein, with protein MGRRLDTRTIAELDRRLAPVDDALRRHYPGAVPGRQPVHTVYVPADRFTPDLCRRWGDEALAALDTYPPPPFAAELRDRVVVKLSREPVEDLRLDFEDGYGVRDDEEEDETARAAATGLRNGPVPAFVGLRCKSLDRDTRDRAVRTLDVFLDALGPPPPGFVVTLPKVRAVEQVAAMVLLCEELEAAYTLPAVSLRFELQIETPEAVLGADGTATVARMITAAEGRCVGLHYGTYDYSAACGIAAAQQSLDHPVADHAKAVMQVAAAGTGVRLCDGSTNVLPVGDPVAVHAAWRLHTRLVRRSLDRGFYQGWDLHPAQLPTRFAATYAFFREGLTGTVDRLRAYLARRAGGVLEEPATAHALALFLRRGLDCGALDPDEVSVDRTTLEEL; from the coding sequence ATGGGCCGCCGACTGGACACCCGGACCATCGCCGAGCTGGATCGCCGGCTCGCGCCCGTCGACGACGCGTTGCGCCGGCACTACCCGGGCGCGGTCCCCGGCCGGCAACCGGTGCACACCGTGTACGTGCCGGCGGACCGGTTCACCCCGGACCTGTGCCGACGGTGGGGCGACGAGGCGCTCGCCGCGCTCGACACCTATCCGCCCCCGCCGTTCGCCGCGGAGCTGCGCGACCGGGTGGTGGTGAAGCTGTCCCGCGAGCCCGTCGAGGACCTCCGGCTGGACTTCGAGGACGGCTACGGCGTACGCGATGACGAGGAGGAGGACGAGACGGCGCGCGCCGCCGCGACGGGGCTGCGGAACGGGCCGGTCCCCGCGTTCGTCGGGCTGCGTTGCAAGAGCCTGGACCGGGACACCCGGGACCGGGCCGTTCGTACCCTCGACGTGTTCCTCGACGCGCTCGGTCCACCCCCACCCGGCTTCGTCGTCACCCTGCCGAAGGTCCGGGCCGTGGAGCAGGTCGCGGCCATGGTCCTGCTGTGCGAGGAGTTGGAGGCCGCGTACACGCTGCCGGCCGTGAGCCTGCGCTTCGAGCTGCAGATCGAGACTCCCGAGGCGGTGCTGGGCGCCGACGGCACGGCCACCGTTGCCCGCATGATCACCGCTGCCGAGGGGCGCTGTGTCGGGCTGCACTACGGCACCTACGACTACAGCGCCGCGTGCGGCATCGCTGCCGCCCAGCAGTCGCTCGACCATCCCGTCGCCGACCACGCCAAGGCCGTGATGCAGGTGGCGGCGGCCGGCACCGGCGTACGCCTCTGCGACGGCTCGACGAACGTGCTGCCGGTCGGCGACCCGGTCGCCGTGCACGCGGCGTGGCGGCTGCACACGAGGCTGGTCCGGCGCTCCCTCGACCGCGGCTTCTACCAGGGCTGGGACCTGCACCCCGCGCAGTTGCCCACCCGGTTCGCGGCCACCTACGCGTTCTTCCGCGAGGGTCTGACCGGCACCGTGGACCGACTCCGCGCCTACCTGGCCCGCCGCGCCGGGGGAGTGCTCGAGGAACCGGCGACCGCCCACGCGCTCGCGCTGTTCCTCCGGCGTGGCCTGGACTGCGGCGCGCTCGACCCGGACGAGGTGAGCGTCGACCGCACCACCCTGGAGGAGCTGTGA
- a CDS encoding MFS transporter: MTPQVSARRARAVLVALSLGAFAFITTELLPVGLLTRIAPDLDRSRSQVGLLVSGYAIVVVLASIPLARLTQRIPRRHLLGVTMLLFAAGNATAALAPTYAVLAGSRLVTALAQALFWSVATATVTGHFPVAVRGRVVALFAAGATLAPVLGVPLGTWLGQQAGWRVAFAALAGVGLATAVAVVVLLPSYPPAAGGAARGTAPDGRRFILLLVATALGIGGFMTLQTYVTPFLLDVSRFADAMLAPLLFVSGAAGVVGTLAAARTLDRWPIVSLLTPLSIGTASLFGLYAIGGLRPGAVALLAGVGLGYAAFGSGVQNRMLHLAPGSTDIASAGVSTAFNAGICGGSLLGGALLSPSGARPLALVGGLLTLVALTLLAVDARRARGSGPSRPGPAGPAPTKAGLPTSPTAAGQPA; encoded by the coding sequence ATGACGCCGCAGGTGTCGGCCCGCCGGGCCAGAGCCGTGCTCGTCGCGCTCTCGCTCGGCGCGTTCGCGTTCATCACCACCGAGCTACTGCCCGTCGGCCTGTTGACGCGCATCGCCCCCGATCTCGACCGGTCCCGCTCGCAGGTGGGTCTCCTGGTCAGCGGGTACGCCATCGTGGTCGTGCTGGCCTCGATACCGTTGGCCCGGCTGACCCAGCGGATCCCCCGGCGTCACCTGCTCGGCGTCACCATGCTCCTGTTCGCCGCCGGGAACGCCACCGCCGCTCTCGCGCCGACGTACGCCGTGCTCGCCGGCTCCCGACTCGTGACCGCCCTCGCGCAGGCGCTGTTCTGGTCCGTCGCCACGGCGACGGTGACCGGGCACTTTCCCGTCGCGGTGCGCGGCCGGGTGGTGGCGCTGTTCGCCGCCGGGGCGACGCTCGCCCCGGTGCTCGGCGTACCCCTCGGGACCTGGCTCGGGCAGCAGGCCGGGTGGCGGGTGGCGTTCGCGGCGCTGGCCGGGGTGGGGCTGGCGACCGCCGTCGCGGTGGTCGTCCTCCTGCCCTCCTATCCCCCGGCGGCCGGCGGCGCCGCGCGGGGCACGGCACCGGACGGGCGACGCTTCATCCTGTTGCTGGTCGCGACCGCGCTCGGCATCGGCGGCTTCATGACCCTGCAGACGTACGTCACACCGTTCCTGCTCGACGTGAGTCGCTTCGCCGACGCGATGCTGGCGCCGCTGCTGTTCGTCTCCGGTGCCGCCGGCGTCGTCGGCACCCTGGCTGCGGCGCGAACTCTGGACCGCTGGCCGATCGTCTCCCTGCTGACGCCGCTGAGCATCGGCACCGCCTCGCTGTTCGGCCTGTACGCAATCGGCGGGCTCCGACCCGGCGCGGTCGCCCTCCTCGCCGGAGTCGGGCTCGGTTACGCGGCGTTCGGCTCCGGGGTGCAGAACCGGATGCTGCACCTGGCTCCCGGTAGCACCGACATCGCGTCGGCCGGCGTCAGCACCGCGTTCAACGCCGGCATCTGCGGCGGTTCCCTGCTCGGGGGTGCGCTCCTGTCCCCCTCGGGGGCACGCCCACTGGCGCTCGTCGGCGGGTTGTTGACGCTCGTCGCCCTCACGCTGCTCGCCGTCGACGCGCGGCGAGCCAGGGGCTCGGGCCCGTCCCGACCGGGGCCCGCCGGGCCTGCGCCGACCAAGGCCGGGCTGCCCACCAGCCCCACGGCCGCCGGGCAACCGGCCTGA
- a CDS encoding GNAT family N-acetyltransferase, which translates to MSTLPMAGLRLRFCSDPGEFLAAADDYLRADPVGCTVVTTIAHRLSSQQAEGISQPDRNWWLVVVDDSGAVVGAGMRTAPYAPYPPFLLPMPDEAAVALAHALHERGEEVGAVNGALPAVGLFAAELTRLGGGRVEVTQHTRLHELGELTCPPPAPGHLVVATEDDLELVTQWFTAFMGDADEQAGRPRGTSAHEVPEPVEMLRRLRAGRMWFWVDETGQPVHLTGANPPSFGVARVGPVYTPPSQRGRGWASNAVAEVSRRILAEGARVCLYTDQANPTSNKIYAALGYRSVVDMANLAIVR; encoded by the coding sequence ATGAGCACTCTCCCGATGGCCGGGCTGCGACTGCGGTTCTGCAGCGATCCCGGCGAGTTCCTGGCCGCAGCGGATGACTACCTGCGCGCCGATCCGGTCGGCTGCACGGTCGTCACCACCATCGCGCACCGGCTGTCGTCGCAGCAGGCGGAGGGGATCTCGCAGCCCGACCGCAACTGGTGGTTGGTGGTCGTCGACGATTCCGGCGCCGTGGTCGGCGCCGGAATGCGCACGGCGCCCTACGCCCCCTATCCCCCTTTTCTGCTGCCCATGCCCGACGAGGCGGCCGTCGCGCTGGCCCACGCGCTGCACGAGCGCGGGGAGGAGGTGGGCGCCGTCAACGGGGCACTGCCCGCCGTTGGCCTGTTCGCCGCCGAGCTGACCCGCCTCGGCGGCGGTCGGGTCGAGGTCACCCAGCACACCCGGCTGCACGAGCTTGGCGAGCTGACCTGCCCACCACCCGCGCCGGGTCACTTGGTGGTCGCTACCGAGGACGACCTGGAGCTGGTCACACAGTGGTTCACCGCGTTTATGGGCGACGCCGACGAACAGGCGGGTCGACCGCGCGGCACCAGCGCGCACGAGGTGCCCGAGCCTGTGGAGATGCTGCGCCGGCTCCGGGCCGGACGGATGTGGTTCTGGGTCGACGAGACCGGGCAGCCGGTGCACCTCACCGGCGCCAACCCACCGTCGTTCGGGGTGGCACGCGTGGGCCCGGTGTACACACCGCCGAGCCAGCGCGGGCGTGGTTGGGCCAGCAACGCGGTCGCCGAGGTCTCCCGGCGAATCCTGGCCGAGGGCGCGCGGGTCTGCCTGTACACCGACCAGGCCAACCCGACGTCGAACAAGATCTACGCTGCCCTCGGCTACCGATCCGTCGTCGACATGGCCAACCTCGCCATCGTGCGCTGA
- the allB gene encoding allantoinase AllB codes for MNYDLVLRSSRVVTPQGERPATVCIAGGRIEAVTDHDAVPDGPLTDLGDLPLLPGIVDTHVHVNEPGRTEWEGFSSATRAAIAGGVTTIVDMPLNSIPPTVSVPALEAKRRAADGAVHADVGFWGGAVPGNAADLPALHQAGVLGFKCFLVDSGVPEFPPLEPTAFDNALGAVDALFVVHAESPDRISAAPPSRRYADFVASRPPDAETAAIAQVLDTARRVGARVHILHLSSADSLPLIAAARSAGVTVTAETCPHYLCLTAEEVPDGATEYKCCPPIRDRANQDRLWAGLAAGVVDCVVSDHSPSTSALKRPPSGDFAAAWGGIASLQIGLPAVWTDARRRGYRLADVARWMAQRPAEIAGLVAKGRIAVGFDADLVAFAPDEPFAVEPSALRHRHPVTPYAGRTLHGVVRSVWLRGRHVSPDDPPHGRLISRSGR; via the coding sequence GTGAACTACGACCTGGTCCTGCGCTCGTCGCGCGTGGTCACCCCGCAGGGGGAACGGCCGGCGACGGTCTGCATCGCCGGCGGTCGCATCGAGGCGGTGACCGACCACGACGCGGTGCCCGACGGCCCGCTCACCGACCTCGGCGACCTGCCCCTGTTGCCCGGCATCGTCGACACGCACGTGCACGTGAACGAGCCGGGACGTACCGAATGGGAGGGGTTCTCCTCCGCCACCCGCGCCGCCATCGCCGGAGGCGTGACGACCATCGTCGACATGCCGCTCAACTCGATCCCGCCGACGGTGTCGGTGCCGGCGCTGGAGGCGAAACGTCGCGCCGCCGACGGCGCGGTCCACGCCGACGTCGGGTTCTGGGGTGGTGCCGTACCCGGCAACGCCGCCGACCTTCCGGCGCTGCACCAGGCCGGTGTCCTCGGCTTCAAGTGCTTCCTCGTCGACTCCGGTGTGCCGGAGTTCCCGCCACTGGAACCGACGGCGTTCGACAACGCCCTCGGCGCGGTCGACGCCCTGTTCGTCGTGCACGCCGAGAGTCCCGACCGGATCAGCGCCGCGCCACCGTCGCGCCGGTACGCCGACTTCGTGGCGTCCCGGCCACCGGACGCCGAGACGGCGGCCATCGCCCAGGTGCTGGACACCGCCCGGCGCGTCGGGGCACGGGTCCACATCCTGCACCTGTCGTCCGCGGACTCCCTGCCGCTGATCGCCGCCGCGAGGTCGGCGGGCGTCACGGTCACCGCCGAGACCTGCCCGCACTACCTCTGCCTGACCGCTGAGGAGGTGCCGGACGGCGCCACCGAGTACAAGTGCTGCCCACCGATCCGGGACCGGGCGAATCAGGACCGGCTCTGGGCGGGCCTCGCCGCCGGGGTCGTCGACTGCGTCGTCTCCGACCACTCACCCAGCACGTCGGCGCTGAAGAGACCGCCCAGCGGTGACTTCGCGGCCGCCTGGGGAGGCATCGCCTCGCTGCAGATCGGCCTACCGGCGGTCTGGACCGACGCGCGGCGGCGCGGGTACCGGCTCGCGGACGTCGCCCGGTGGATGGCGCAGCGGCCCGCCGAGATCGCCGGGCTGGTCGCCAAGGGACGCATCGCCGTCGGCTTCGACGCCGACCTGGTCGCCTTCGCGCCGGACGAGCCGTTCGCGGTCGAGCCGAGCGCGCTGCGACACCGCCATCCCGTCACCCCGTACGCCGGCCGGACCCTGCACGGCGTGGTGCGATCCGTCTGGCTGCGCGGCCGACACGTGTCGCCGGACGACCCACCACACGGGCGTCTGATCTCCCGGAGCGGCCGATGA
- the aceB gene encoding malate synthase A → MQTTTEREILCPEAWEFVSDLQRRFGARRLELLARRGWRRAEIARTGRLGFLPETTHIRESAWTVPPPPPGLADRRVEITGPTDRKMAINALNSTAKVWLADLEDANTPHWANVVTGQVNLYDATRGSLRYDAPDGRRYALRTDRPLATVVVRPRGWHLDERHLPVDGAPAAGGLVDFGLHVFHNARELLARGVGPYYYLPKLESHQEARLWHDVFAYAEDVLDIPRGAIRATVLIETITAAFEMDEILHALGPHAAGLNAGRWDYLFSIIKNFRERAVLPDRAAITMTAPFLRAYTDLLVATCHRRGAVAIGGMSAFIPGGDPAQNELALARVRADKEREANDGFDGSWVAHPKLVGVCQEVFDGVLGERDNQLDRTRDDVRVHADQLLDFTVHGGGVTSTGLRTNVSVALRYLEAWLRGVGAVAINNLMEDAATAEISRAQVWQWVHQKVALVDTGEPVSPELVRRVVDDELTAIRHTAGADAYADGRWPDARALFERGALDDDFVDFLTVPAYELID, encoded by the coding sequence GTGCAGACGACTACCGAGCGGGAAATTCTCTGCCCCGAGGCGTGGGAGTTCGTCAGCGACCTGCAACGGCGCTTCGGCGCCCGCCGGCTGGAACTGCTCGCCCGTCGGGGGTGGCGGCGCGCGGAGATCGCCCGCACCGGCCGGCTCGGCTTCCTCCCCGAGACGACGCACATCCGCGAGTCCGCGTGGACGGTGCCCCCACCACCGCCCGGCCTCGCCGACCGGCGGGTGGAGATCACCGGACCCACCGACCGCAAGATGGCCATCAACGCCCTCAATTCCACGGCGAAGGTCTGGCTCGCCGACCTGGAGGACGCCAACACGCCGCACTGGGCGAACGTGGTGACCGGCCAGGTCAACCTGTACGACGCCACCCGTGGCTCGCTCCGCTACGACGCACCGGACGGGCGGCGCTACGCGCTGCGCACCGACCGGCCGCTCGCCACCGTCGTCGTCCGCCCCCGGGGCTGGCACCTCGACGAGCGCCACCTGCCGGTCGACGGGGCACCAGCCGCCGGCGGCCTGGTCGACTTCGGACTGCACGTCTTCCACAACGCCCGCGAGTTGCTCGCGCGCGGCGTCGGCCCGTACTACTACCTGCCGAAGCTGGAGAGCCACCAGGAGGCGCGGCTCTGGCACGACGTCTTCGCGTACGCCGAGGACGTGCTCGACATCCCGCGCGGCGCGATCCGCGCGACAGTGCTGATCGAGACCATCACGGCGGCGTTCGAGATGGACGAGATCCTGCACGCGTTGGGACCGCACGCGGCCGGCCTCAACGCGGGTCGATGGGACTACCTGTTCTCGATCATCAAGAACTTCCGCGAGCGGGCCGTCCTGCCCGACCGCGCGGCGATCACGATGACCGCGCCGTTCCTGCGGGCGTACACCGATCTGCTCGTCGCCACCTGTCACCGCCGTGGCGCCGTGGCGATCGGCGGCATGTCGGCGTTCATACCCGGTGGCGACCCCGCGCAGAACGAGCTCGCCCTGGCGCGGGTACGCGCGGACAAGGAACGCGAGGCGAACGACGGCTTCGACGGCTCGTGGGTGGCCCACCCCAAGCTGGTGGGGGTCTGTCAGGAGGTCTTCGACGGTGTTCTCGGTGAGCGGGACAACCAGCTGGATCGCACGCGCGACGACGTGCGCGTGCACGCCGACCAGCTGCTCGACTTCACTGTCCACGGCGGCGGGGTCACCTCGACCGGTTTGCGGACCAACGTCTCGGTCGCGCTGCGGTACCTGGAGGCGTGGCTGCGCGGCGTCGGCGCCGTCGCCATCAACAACCTGATGGAGGACGCGGCCACCGCCGAGATCTCGCGTGCCCAGGTCTGGCAGTGGGTGCACCAGAAGGTCGCGCTCGTCGACACCGGTGAGCCGGTCTCCCCGGAGTTGGTCCGACGCGTCGTGGACGACGAGTTGACCGCGATCCGGCACACCGCCGGCGCGGACGCCTACGCGGACGGACGGTGGCCGGACGCCCGAGCCCTCTTCGAGCGGGGCGCACTCGACGACGACTTCGTCGATTTCCTCACCGTACCCGCCTACGAATTGATCGACTGA
- a CDS encoding SGNH/GDSL hydrolase family protein, whose product MRKSRLATLALSLATALATTLTLAAPAEAAPADHYVALGDSYSSGVGAGSYTAESGSCQRSTNAYPALYNTNIRPASYRSVACSGATTTSVVNTQLSALSATTTLVSVTVGGNDVGFATIMTTCVLYGTTECVNAVQAAENKARADLANLLNTVYNGIRTRAPSARVVVVGYPVFYQLGTTCLGLSATSRAKINEGINLVDDIIRSTAQAAGFTFADVRSQFVGHQLCSYGEKWLHALNITNIGVSYHPTAAGQTSGYYPVFRSVAG is encoded by the coding sequence GTGCGGAAATCCCGTCTGGCAACCCTCGCCCTGAGCCTGGCCACGGCCCTGGCCACCACCCTCACCCTGGCAGCGCCCGCCGAGGCTGCCCCCGCCGACCACTACGTCGCCCTCGGCGACTCCTACTCCTCCGGGGTCGGAGCCGGCAGCTATACCGCCGAAAGCGGTTCCTGCCAGCGCAGCACCAATGCCTACCCGGCGCTGTACAACACCAACATCCGACCCGCGTCGTACCGCTCGGTTGCCTGCTCGGGGGCCACCACCACGAGCGTGGTCAACACCCAACTCAGCGCGCTCAGCGCCACCACGACCCTGGTCAGCGTCACGGTCGGCGGCAACGACGTCGGGTTCGCCACCATCATGACCACCTGCGTGCTCTACGGGACCACCGAGTGCGTGAACGCCGTCCAGGCCGCCGAGAACAAGGCCCGCGCCGACCTCGCCAATCTGTTGAACACCGTCTACAACGGAATCCGCACCCGGGCCCCATCGGCCCGGGTGGTCGTCGTCGGGTATCCCGTTTTCTACCAACTGGGCACGACGTGCCTCGGGCTCAGCGCCACCTCCCGCGCGAAGATCAACGAGGGCATCAACCTGGTGGACGACATCATCCGGAGCACCGCGCAGGCCGCCGGCTTCACCTTCGCCGACGTCCGCTCCCAGTTCGTCGGACACCAACTGTGCAGCTACGGCGAGAAGTGGCTGCACGCTTTGAACATCACCAACATCGGTGTCTCCTACCACCCGACCGCGGCCGGTCAGACCAGCGGTTACTACCCCGTCTTCCGATCCGTCGCCGGCTGA
- the alc gene encoding allantoicase: MTTPSPLPDLASRALSGAVVHASDEFFAPSDHLVDPNPPTFTPHTFGAKGQVYEGWETRRRRTPGHDHAIVRLGVPGIVHTVVVDTSHFTGNYPPYAAVDGCRLDGHPSPGEVAEATWTPLVPRSALAGDSRNVFPVEPGHRLTHVRLSIFPDGGVARLRVHGEAIPDPRFLSGGLVDLAALEHGGLVVGCSNMFYGTPNNLIAPGRARTMGEGWETARRRDDGNDWVLLRLAAPGVVHLVELDTSHFKGNAPGAAALRGCATDPDDPDGWFDLLPVTRLQPDTRHRFLVAEARPATWVRLDAYPDGGMARLRLLGEITPAGLDILYRRWST, translated from the coding sequence ATGACCACCCCGAGCCCGCTGCCCGATCTCGCCTCCCGGGCGCTGTCCGGCGCGGTCGTGCACGCGAGCGACGAGTTCTTCGCGCCGAGTGACCACCTGGTCGACCCGAACCCGCCGACGTTCACCCCGCACACCTTCGGTGCGAAGGGGCAGGTCTACGAGGGTTGGGAGACCCGGCGGCGGCGAACCCCCGGGCACGACCACGCCATCGTGCGACTCGGCGTCCCCGGGATAGTCCACACGGTGGTCGTCGACACGAGCCACTTCACCGGCAACTATCCGCCGTACGCGGCGGTGGACGGCTGCCGGCTGGACGGGCACCCGTCGCCGGGGGAGGTGGCCGAGGCGACCTGGACACCGCTGGTGCCCCGGTCGGCGCTCGCCGGCGACAGCCGAAACGTCTTTCCCGTCGAGCCGGGCCACCGCCTCACCCACGTCCGACTGTCGATCTTTCCGGACGGCGGTGTGGCGCGGCTGCGGGTGCACGGCGAGGCCATCCCCGACCCGCGGTTCCTCAGCGGCGGCCTGGTCGACCTCGCGGCCCTGGAGCACGGCGGCCTCGTCGTGGGCTGCAGCAACATGTTCTACGGCACCCCGAACAACCTGATCGCCCCGGGCCGGGCGCGCACGATGGGGGAGGGTTGGGAGACCGCCCGCCGCCGCGACGACGGCAACGACTGGGTGCTGCTCCGGCTGGCCGCCCCCGGTGTCGTCCACCTCGTCGAGCTGGACACCAGCCATTTCAAGGGCAACGCGCCCGGGGCGGCCGCGCTGCGCGGCTGCGCGACCGATCCCGACGACCCGGACGGCTGGTTCGATCTGCTGCCGGTGACCCGGCTGCAACCCGACACCCGGCACCGGTTCCTGGTCGCGGAGGCACGCCCGGCGACCTGGGTGCGGCTCGACGCGTACCCGGACGGTGGGATGGCCCGGCTGCGCCTGCTCGGTGAGATCACCCCGGCGGGCCTGGACATCCTGTACCGGCGGTGGTCCACGTGA
- a CDS encoding nucleotidyltransferase family protein, with protein MTAGVGGVLLAAGAGRRYGLPKALAVTHGRLFLEIALAALTDGGCDPIVVVLGAAADRIRILADLGGATVVVNRDWPTGMGSSLRVGLHTLRPTGVDAAVIQLVDTPGVTAAAVARLAAHAGERTIATATYQGRQGHPVLLGRAHWPGVTRMAAGDTGARPYLVSRARTLLAVPCDDLGDGVDVDRPAGPSGGPDA; from the coding sequence GTGACCGCCGGCGTCGGGGGAGTCCTGCTGGCTGCCGGTGCCGGTCGGCGCTACGGGCTGCCCAAGGCGCTCGCGGTCACGCACGGCCGGCTCTTCCTGGAGATCGCCCTCGCCGCGCTGACCGACGGCGGTTGTGATCCGATCGTGGTCGTCCTGGGTGCCGCGGCCGACCGGATTCGTATCCTCGCCGACCTCGGCGGCGCGACAGTGGTGGTCAACCGGGACTGGCCGACCGGGATGGGGTCGTCCCTGCGGGTCGGGCTGCACACGCTCCGGCCGACAGGCGTCGACGCCGCCGTGATCCAGCTTGTCGACACCCCCGGCGTCACCGCGGCGGCCGTCGCCCGCCTGGCGGCCCACGCCGGCGAGCGGACCATCGCCACCGCCACCTACCAGGGCAGGCAGGGCCACCCGGTGCTGCTCGGCCGGGCCCACTGGCCGGGCGTGACCAGGATGGCGGCGGGTGACACCGGCGCCCGCCCGTACCTCGTGTCCCGCGCGCGGACGCTGCTCGCCGTGCCCTGCGACGACCTGGGCGACGGCGTCGACGTGGACCGGCCCGCCGGCCCCTCGGGCGGCCCCGATGCGTGA
- a CDS encoding XdhC/CoxI family protein: MRDVLDEAERWWRAGQPTGLATVVATWHSAPLAPGTTMLVAPDGTVTGNVSGGCVDSAVYELAREVIDTGRPALHRYGVSGEEAFAVGLTCGGTIDVYVERVDPDTFPALPEVAEAIRSGTPVGLATCVDVAGDAPVARLGRRLVLLPDRTIGTLGGVDLTAVVADDARDLLRAGRTATVRVGRDGQRHQGELTFLVASVVPPPRMIIFGATDFGKALARMGSFLGYRTTIVDARGVFATRRRFPDADEVVVDWPHRYLGAEVDAGRVDERTVLCVLTHDPRFDVPLLELALRLPVAYVGALGSRRTHEERVARLSAAGVTGAELGRLTAPTGLDLGARTPQETAVSIAAELVALRSGGTCRPLHTLRGPIHHSVAVPQG, translated from the coding sequence ATGCGTGACGTGCTGGACGAGGCCGAGCGGTGGTGGCGGGCCGGGCAGCCGACCGGGCTGGCCACCGTCGTCGCCACGTGGCACTCCGCGCCGCTGGCACCCGGCACCACGATGCTCGTCGCGCCCGACGGCACGGTGACCGGCAACGTCTCCGGCGGCTGCGTCGACAGCGCGGTGTACGAGCTGGCCCGCGAGGTCATCGACACCGGCCGGCCCGCCCTGCACCGGTACGGGGTCAGTGGCGAGGAGGCGTTCGCGGTCGGTCTGACCTGTGGCGGCACCATCGACGTGTACGTCGAGCGGGTCGACCCGGACACCTTCCCGGCCCTGCCCGAGGTGGCCGAGGCGATCCGCTCCGGCACGCCGGTGGGGTTGGCGACCTGCGTGGACGTCGCAGGCGACGCCCCGGTGGCCCGACTCGGCCGACGGCTCGTCCTCCTGCCGGACCGGACCATCGGCACGCTGGGCGGGGTGGACCTGACGGCGGTCGTCGCCGACGACGCGCGGGACCTGCTCCGGGCCGGCCGCACGGCCACCGTACGCGTGGGCCGCGACGGCCAGCGCCACCAGGGCGAGCTGACCTTCCTGGTCGCCAGCGTGGTGCCACCTCCCCGCATGATCATCTTCGGGGCGACCGACTTCGGGAAGGCGCTGGCCCGGATGGGCTCGTTCCTCGGCTACCGGACGACCATCGTGGACGCCCGTGGCGTCTTCGCGACCAGGCGGCGCTTTCCGGACGCGGACGAGGTCGTCGTCGACTGGCCGCACCGCTACCTCGGTGCGGAGGTCGACGCCGGACGGGTCGACGAACGGACCGTCCTCTGCGTCCTCACCCACGACCCCCGCTTCGACGTCCCGCTGCTGGAACTGGCGCTGCGCCTGCCGGTCGCCTACGTCGGCGCGCTGGGCTCCCGGCGTACCCACGAGGAACGGGTCGCACGGCTCTCCGCCGCCGGGGTCACCGGTGCCGAACTCGGCCGGCTGACCGCGCCGACCGGACTGGACCTGGGCGCCCGCACACCGCAGGAGACAGCGGTCAGCATCGCCGCCGAGCTGGTGGCGCTACGCTCGGGCGGCACCTGTCGGCCGCTGCACACGCTGCGCGGCCCGATCCACCACAGCGTCGCGGTGCCGCAGGGGTGA